From Stenotrophomonas sp. SAU14A_NAIMI4_8:
ATTTCCTCGGCCTGTTCCACCTGGACCGCAAGTACATCCGCCTGCGTCCGTCGCAGACCGTACCCGGCGAGATCGACCTGGACATCACCGGGCCGTGGCTGCACACCATCCTGTTTGAAGTGCCGCTGCTGGCGATCATCAACGAAGTCTGGTTCCGCAACACCACCACAGCCGATTTCGCCGAAGGCGAGCGCCGCCTGCAGGCCAAGGCCGCGCTGCTGCGCGATACCCCCGGTTTCGAACAGTGCCGCATTGCCGACTATGGCAGCCGCCGGCGTTATTCGCGCGACTGGCATGCACGCCTGCTGCCGCTGCTGCGCGATGCGCTGGGCCCGCAGCTGGTGGGCACCAGCAACGTGCATTTCGCCCGCCTGTACGGCATGACGCCGCACGGCACCATGGCCCACGAATACCTGCAGGCCTTCCAGGCACTGGGGCCGCGCCTGCGCGATTCGCAGGTGGCGGCGCTGGAATCGTGGGCGCGCGAGTACCGCGGCGACCTGGGCATTGCACTGTCCGACGTGGTCGGGCTGGATGCCTTCCTGCGCGACTTCGACATGTACTTCTGCAAGCTGTTCGACGGCGTGCGCCACGATTCGGGCGACCCGTTCGACTGGGGCGACCGCATGCTGGCGCACTTCCAGCAACGCCGCGTGGATGCCCGCAGCAAGGTCCTGGTGTTCAGCGATGGCCTGGACATCACCAAGGTCATGCGCCTGTACGATTACTTCCGTGGCCGCTGCCAGGTGGCCTTCGGCGTGGGTACGCACCTGACCAACGATCTGGGCCCGACCCCGCTCAACATCGTCATCAAGATGGTCCGCTGCAACGGCCAGCCGGTGGCCAAGCTCAGCGATTCGCCGGGCAAGAGCATGTGCGACGACCCTGGCTACCTGGCTTACCTGCGCCAGGTGTTCGAGCTTCCCCCCGCAGAACCGGCGTAAGGCAACAGCGCGTGCCTTCGGGTGCGCGCGTCAGGTTGATGTGTTGACTGTGTGTTGATGCCGCAAGCGTGAAGATCGACGGTATCATGCCGTCCTTGCCACGCAATTGTGACGTGCGTCATCAATTGCACCGTTTCCGCTGCAGTTCTTTCCTGCCTGTTCGCCCATGAACCTACAGATCGTTGTCGAAAGGATGCCGGCATGACGCCGCCGCGGCTCGCCGTTGCGGACGTCGCGGCCGAGTTCGTGGAGATGCGCCCGGGCGGCGTGTACTGGGCCGTGGCCGCCGGCAGTGCGCCGGCCGATCTGCTCGGGGCGGGAACGTTGGCGGCTGCGGCCGACCTGGACGAAGCGCTGCTGGTGACCCTGGGGCGTACCGTCGAACCGCTGCTGGCCTTGTTGCAGCCCGACCAGGGGCCGGCACGCGTGCGCCTGTTCCAGCGCTCGCATCCGGGCATGCAGCAGGCCCTGCGCAGCCTGCCAGGCGATCTGCCGCGCGCCTCGTCGGCGGCCACCGCGCTCAGCATCGTGCAGTTCCCGGTGGCGGCGCTGGATGGCTGGGACGATGCGCGTCTGGCGCGCTGGTGCCAGCAACTGCAGCAGTGGGCGCAGCGCGCCGGCCAAGTGCTGCTGCTGTTGTGCCACGGCGAAGTGGCCACCCTGGCGCCGCGCCTGCTGCCGTTGAACCGCAGCTGCGCGGGCGTGGCCCAGTTGCACCCGCACCGGGGCGCACTGCAGCTGCTGCTGCACTACTGGGCCAACAGCCATGGCGTGGTGGCTCAGCGGGCATTCGCGGTGGAAGCGGTGGGCAACCAGTTGCAGCGGATCGCCGATGACCAGACCGACGCGGTGAGCGTGGCCGGCGATGGCGGCAGCGACTGTGATCTGTTCCTGGCCCAGGCCGATGTGCTGGAAGGCGCACCGCCGTTGTCGTCGGCGTG
This genomic window contains:
- the pncB gene encoding nicotinate phosphoribosyltransferase, giving the protein MAIIQSLLDTDLYKFTMMQAVLHQYPSAQVQYRFKCRNPGIDLARYIEQIDEEIDHLCSLRFTDAELDYMRGLRFVKPDFADFLGLFHLDRKYIRLRPSQTVPGEIDLDITGPWLHTILFEVPLLAIINEVWFRNTTTADFAEGERRLQAKAALLRDTPGFEQCRIADYGSRRRYSRDWHARLLPLLRDALGPQLVGTSNVHFARLYGMTPHGTMAHEYLQAFQALGPRLRDSQVAALESWAREYRGDLGIALSDVVGLDAFLRDFDMYFCKLFDGVRHDSGDPFDWGDRMLAHFQQRRVDARSKVLVFSDGLDITKVMRLYDYFRGRCQVAFGVGTHLTNDLGPTPLNIVIKMVRCNGQPVAKLSDSPGKSMCDDPGYLAYLRQVFELPPAEPA